One genomic segment of Aliarcobacter cibarius includes these proteins:
- a CDS encoding aldehyde dehydrogenase family protein, with protein MSTIEVTSPFDGKVVGTVKFNSYEEVEAAIDLAHKTFLDRANWLPKYKRIEILENVMKIMSSQVEELTILCASEGGKPYIDSKVEIQRAINGIKIAIEQIGLQEGHEIAMGHTVSSANRMAYTMKEPIGVVAAISAFNHPFNLAVHQVIPAIAVGCPVIIRPATQTPMSAIRLVEILEEAGLPKGWAQAVVCDRNAGELLVTSPKTAFFTFIGSGPVGWYLNSKSSPGTRSALEHGGVAPVIVEPDADIESMIPDLVKGGFYHAGQVCVSVQRIFVHESITDLVASKIAEKASKLVVGNQLDPKTEVGPLINHNEVNRVEEWVNEAVTKGGKILTGGKRISDSCFQPTVILNPSDDAIISQKEIFGPVVVVYSYKTLDEAISRANQLDVSFQAAVFTKNIDTALIAVKSLNATAVMVNDHTAFRVDWMPFGGAKTSGLGLGGIPDSMAEMQNQKMMVIKSPVL; from the coding sequence ATGAGTACTATTGAAGTTACATCACCATTTGATGGAAAAGTAGTTGGAACTGTAAAATTTAACAGTTACGAAGAAGTTGAGGCAGCTATAGATTTAGCACATAAAACTTTTTTAGATAGAGCTAATTGGTTACCAAAATATAAAAGAATTGAGATTTTAGAAAATGTAATGAAAATTATGTCTTCTCAAGTTGAAGAGCTTACAATTCTTTGTGCAAGCGAAGGTGGGAAACCATATATTGATTCAAAAGTTGAAATTCAAAGAGCTATAAATGGAATTAAAATTGCTATTGAGCAAATTGGATTACAAGAAGGACATGAAATTGCTATGGGTCATACTGTAAGTTCTGCAAATAGAATGGCGTATACAATGAAAGAACCAATAGGTGTTGTTGCTGCAATTTCTGCATTTAACCACCCATTTAACTTAGCAGTTCACCAAGTAATTCCTGCAATTGCTGTTGGTTGTCCAGTTATTATTAGACCAGCAACTCAAACTCCAATGAGTGCAATTAGACTAGTAGAAATTTTAGAAGAAGCAGGTTTGCCAAAAGGTTGGGCGCAAGCAGTTGTTTGTGATAGAAATGCAGGTGAGTTATTAGTAACTTCTCCAAAAACAGCATTCTTTACATTTATTGGTTCAGGTCCAGTTGGTTGGTACTTAAATTCAAAATCATCACCAGGAACAAGAAGTGCACTAGAGCATGGTGGAGTTGCTCCTGTAATTGTTGAGCCAGATGCAGATATAGAAAGCATGATTCCAGATCTTGTAAAAGGTGGATTCTACCATGCAGGTCAAGTTTGTGTATCAGTTCAAAGAATTTTTGTACACGAATCAATAACAGATTTAGTAGCTTCTAAAATTGCTGAAAAAGCTTCAAAATTAGTTGTAGGAAATCAATTAGACCCTAAAACTGAAGTTGGACCATTAATTAATCACAATGAAGTAAATAGAGTTGAAGAGTGGGTTAATGAAGCAGTTACTAAAGGTGGAAAAATTTTAACTGGTGGAAAAAGAATTTCTGATTCATGTTTCCAACCAACTGTTATTCTTAACCCATCTGATGATGCGATTATTTCTCAAAAAGAGATTTTTGGACCAGTTGTAGTTGTATATTCATATAAAACGTTAGATGAAGCAATTTCAAGAGCAAATCAATTAGATGTTTCTTTCCAAGCAGCAGTATTTACAAAAAATATTGATACAGCATTAATAGCAGTTAAAAGCTTAAATGCAACAGCAGTTATGGTAAATGATCATACAGCATTTAGAGTTGACTGGATGCCATTTGGTGGAGCTAAAACTTCTGGTTTAGGTTTAGGTGGAATTCCTGATTCTATGGCAGAAATGCAAAATCAAAAAATGATGGTTATAAAATCTCCAGTTTTATAA
- the ung gene encoding uracil-DNA glycosylase has protein sequence MTWEEVIALEKQKDYYKNLKNEIDKKYEETIVFPEKENIFKAFTLTKLDNLKVVILGQDPYHGVGQAQGLAFSTPSNIKNPPSMQNILKEIESDLRRKSVCENGDLTTWAEQGVLLLNTVLTVQESKAGSHQKLGWEIFTDNIIKYISQNCNDIVFLLWGSPAIKKSNLIDKNRHHILSSAHPSPLSAYRGFFGCKHFSKTNDILKTLNKKEIIW, from the coding sequence ATGACTTGGGAAGAAGTAATAGCTTTAGAAAAGCAAAAAGATTATTATAAAAATTTAAAAAATGAAATAGATAAAAAATATGAGGAAACAATAGTGTTTCCAGAAAAAGAAAATATCTTTAAAGCATTTACTTTAACAAAGTTAGATAATTTAAAAGTAGTAATTTTAGGACAAGATCCTTATCATGGAGTTGGTCAAGCTCAAGGATTAGCTTTTTCGACACCTTCAAATATAAAAAATCCACCATCAATGCAAAATATTTTAAAAGAGATAGAAAGTGATTTAAGAAGAAAATCTGTTTGTGAAAATGGAGATTTAACAACTTGGGCAGAGCAAGGTGTATTACTTTTAAATACTGTTTTAACTGTTCAAGAGTCAAAAGCTGGAAGTCATCAGAAATTAGGATGGGAAATATTTACAGACAATATTATTAAATATATCAGTCAGAATTGTAATGATATTGTATTTTTATTGTGGGGTAGCCCAGCAATTAAAAAAAGCAATTTAATAGATAAAAATAGACATCATATACTCTCATCAGCTCATCCAAGTCCACTTAGTGCATATAGAGGATTTTTTGGTTGCAAACACTTCTCAAAAACGAATGATATTTTAAAAACATTGAATAAAAAAGAAATTATTTGGTAA
- a CDS encoding nitrous oxide-stimulated promoter family protein, producing the protein MTNDKFEIEINTLKKFYELYCRDKHTNQESKLELLNYKNQKYFLLLSLCTECYKAISYSFNKLKDCPHDIKPRCRACPTPCYEKEKWKEIAKVMKYSAIKLSLGKIKSRVMNLFN; encoded by the coding sequence ATGACAAATGATAAATTTGAAATTGAGATAAATACGCTCAAAAAATTTTATGAATTATACTGTAGAGATAAACATACAAATCAAGAATCAAAATTAGAACTTTTAAATTACAAAAATCAAAAGTACTTCTTATTATTAAGTTTATGTACGGAGTGTTATAAGGCTATATCTTACTCATTTAATAAATTAAAAGATTGTCCTCATGATATAAAACCAAGATGTAGAGCTTGCCCTACTCCCTGCTATGAAAAAGAAAAATGGAAAGAAATTGCAAAAGTTATGAAATATTCAGCTATTAAATTATCTCTTGGAAAAATAAAATCAAGAGTTATGAATCTGTTTAATTAA
- a CDS encoding Crp/Fnr family transcriptional regulator, producing MTSGAKRNDDYAFFSFLKEEDLKRLKDISFKKSYKKGEILFYKGEESKYLHLLIRGIVKLYTHDFKDNEVVIHNLMGPSLIAEIVNYEEINFLANCAFETDSDVLLIDYKKFKEEFLLKPEITMFFIKSLTKKIKFLENFINYNITLNSMEKIAKFLYENEEILKNLRQVKIAQILNITPETFSRQLAKLKKAEIIENEKGSIKILKHEELKKFITSY from the coding sequence ATGACATCAGGAGCTAAACGAAATGATGATTATGCTTTTTTTAGTTTTTTGAAAGAAGAAGATTTAAAAAGGTTAAAAGATATAAGTTTTAAAAAAAGTTATAAAAAGGGCGAAATATTATTTTACAAAGGTGAAGAATCGAAATATTTACATTTATTAATTAGAGGGATTGTTAAGCTATACACTCACGATTTTAAAGATAATGAAGTTGTAATTCATAATTTAATGGGACCATCATTAATAGCAGAAATAGTAAATTATGAGGAGATAAATTTTTTAGCAAATTGTGCATTTGAAACAGATTCAGATGTGTTATTGATTGATTACAAAAAATTCAAGGAAGAATTCTTATTAAAACCAGAAATTACAATGTTTTTTATAAAATCACTTACAAAAAAAATAAAATTTTTAGAAAATTTCATAAATTACAACATAACACTAAATAGTATGGAAAAAATTGCTAAATTTTTATATGAAAATGAAGAGATACTAAAAAATTTAAGGCAAGTAAAAATCGCACAAATTTTAAATATAACACCAGAAACATTTTCAAGACAGTTAGCAAAACTTAAAAAAGCAGAAATTATTGAAAATGAAAAAGGTTCTATAAAAATACTAAAACATGAAGAATTAAAAAAATTTATTACCTCTTACTAA
- a CDS encoding ComEA family DNA-binding protein: MRNILAIMALSGSLLFGAVNLQTASKEELMSIKGIGEKKAEQIIEYRKLNKISKPEDLKNIKGFGDGVVENVQNDVKEKDYISKKATELKEEPSKQVNKKIDDKVNDLDSKLQNKLKF, translated from the coding sequence ATGAGAAATATTTTAGCTATTATGGCTTTAAGTGGTAGTTTATTATTTGGTGCAGTTAACCTTCAAACTGCTTCTAAAGAAGAGCTTATGAGTATAAAAGGTATTGGTGAGAAAAAAGCTGAACAGATTATTGAATATAGAAAATTAAATAAAATTTCAAAACCTGAAGATTTAAAAAATATAAAAGGTTTTGGAGATGGTGTAGTTGAAAATGTTCAAAATGATGTAAAAGAAAAAGATTATATATCAAAAAAAGCTACTGAATTAAAAGAAGAGCCATCTAAACAAGTAAATAAAAAAATAGATGACAAAGTAAATGATTTAGATAGTAAACTTCAAAATAAACTTAAATTCTAA
- a CDS encoding YchJ family protein, translated as MKLTVNSLCPCGSLIKYKKCCKIFHDNIKNPSNALELMKSRFSAYAFKKSDYIIKTTHKDNIDYSINTEIWKKEIELFSSDTIFDKLEILDFIDADIESFVTFKATLYQNKKDVSFIEKSRFIKENGLWLYVDGEFLDN; from the coding sequence TTGAAACTTACCGTGAATTCTCTTTGTCCTTGTGGAAGTTTAATAAAATATAAGAAGTGCTGTAAAATTTTTCATGATAATATAAAAAATCCATCAAATGCTTTAGAACTTATGAAATCTAGATTTAGTGCATATGCTTTTAAAAAGAGTGATTATATTATAAAAACAACACATAAAGATAATATTGATTACTCCATAAATACTGAAATTTGGAAAAAGGAAATAGAGCTTTTTTCATCAGATACAATTTTTGATAAATTAGAAATTTTAGATTTTATAGATGCAGATATAGAAAGTTTTGTTACATTTAAAGCAACACTTTATCAAAATAAAAAAGATGTATCTTTTATAGAAAAAAGTAGATTTATAAAGGAGAATGGTTTATGGTTATATGTAGATGGAGAGTTTTTAGACAATTAG
- a CDS encoding YitT family protein yields the protein MKKFNLKQYIFIILGSFCLSFGTVTFLSPNEIITGGGIGISLLLHTVFPSITLGIFMAMVSIPFLILSYIYFGKYYLFKTFIVVILLSSFTDILKEVIKINAITHDILLAAIFGGIFIGLGIGLIIKGRASTGSTSVIGEIVAKKTKFKAAEVLLAIDAIIMFASIFVYNDIDKSLYSLLSVYVGMKVLDVLLTGRPSKKIVNILSTNIEVLKEQIRERIEEHGTILSGIGLHQGQQKTVIYVAVDVSKIELLRELIRKYDPDGFMIIAEASEFLGRENSI from the coding sequence ATGAAAAAATTTAATTTAAAACAATACATTTTTATAATCCTTGGTTCTTTTTGTTTATCATTTGGAACAGTAACTTTTTTATCTCCAAATGAGATTATTACAGGTGGAGGAATTGGTATATCTTTATTGCTCCATACAGTATTTCCATCTATTACTTTAGGTATTTTTATGGCTATGGTTAGCATTCCTTTTTTAATACTTTCATATATATATTTTGGAAAATACTATTTATTTAAAACTTTTATTGTTGTTATTTTACTATCAAGTTTTACAGATATTTTAAAAGAAGTTATAAAAATTAATGCAATTACACATGATATTTTATTAGCTGCAATTTTTGGTGGAATATTTATTGGTTTAGGTATTGGATTAATTATAAAAGGTAGAGCTTCAACAGGAAGCACATCAGTTATTGGAGAAATCGTTGCAAAGAAAACAAAGTTTAAAGCAGCAGAAGTTTTACTAGCTATTGATGCAATAATAATGTTTGCATCAATTTTTGTTTACAATGATATTGATAAATCTCTTTATAGCTTACTAAGTGTTTATGTAGGAATGAAAGTTCTTGATGTTTTACTTACAGGAAGACCTTCTAAAAAAATAGTAAATATACTATCAACTAATATTGAAGTTTTAAAAGAACAAATAAGAGAGAGAATTGAAGAGCATGGAACAATTCTAAGTGGGATTGGATTGCATCAGGGACAACAAAAAACTGTAATATATGTTGCAGTTGATGTAAGTAAAATTGAACTTTTAAGAGAATTAATTAGAAAATATGATCCAGATGGTTTTATGATTATTGCAGAAGCTTCAGAATTCTTAGGAAGAGAGAATAGTATTTAA
- a CDS encoding YaaA family protein, whose protein sequence is MKILFSPSETKIGGGDIKCIDKNSFIFPELFEKRLEILEKYNNYLKNASNNDLEKLFGTKKIEVIEKYKQDIFKSPIMKAIQRYEGVAYDYLNYNSLEVSAQKYIDENTLIFSNIFGVIKADDKIPDYKLKQGESFENLKIDKFYSDNFSQTLDNYLLDEDILDLRAGFYEKFYTIKKPYLTMKFIKEGKVVSHFAKAYRGEILKLLALKNIKTFEQLLNLQIENLSIVEIKEQKLKKEIVYTIG, encoded by the coding sequence ATGAAGATACTTTTTTCTCCAAGTGAGACAAAAATTGGCGGAGGGGATATTAAGTGTATTGATAAAAATAGTTTTATATTTCCAGAACTTTTTGAAAAAAGATTAGAAATTTTAGAAAAATACAATAATTATTTAAAAAATGCTTCAAATAATGATTTGGAAAAACTTTTTGGAACAAAAAAAATTGAAGTAATTGAAAAATATAAACAAGATATTTTTAAAAGTCCAATAATGAAAGCAATTCAAAGATATGAAGGAGTTGCTTATGATTATTTAAATTATAATAGTTTGGAAGTATCTGCACAAAAATATATAGATGAAAATACACTAATATTTTCTAATATTTTTGGGGTTATTAAAGCTGATGATAAGATTCCAGATTATAAGTTAAAACAGGGTGAAAGTTTTGAAAATCTAAAAATTGATAAGTTTTATAGTGATAATTTTAGCCAAACCTTAGATAATTATCTTCTAGATGAAGATATATTAGATTTAAGAGCTGGATTTTACGAAAAATTTTATACTATAAAAAAGCCTTACTTAACAATGAAATTTATAAAAGAAGGAAAAGTTGTAAGTCATTTTGCAAAAGCTTATAGGGGAGAGATTTTAAAACTACTTGCTTTAAAAAATATAAAAACATTTGAACAATTATTAAATTTACAAATAGAAAATTTGAGTATTGTTGAAATTAAAGAACAGAAATTAAAAAAAGAGATAGTATACACAATAGGATAG